Proteins encoded by one window of Blautia argi:
- the ilvD gene encoding dihydroxy-acid dehydratase — translation MELRSQELRKIAPELDPLRLGTGWKVEDLSKPQIMIESTFGDSHPGSGHLLELVEEARNGIAEAGGHGARYFTTDICDGEAQGHDGINYSLASRDMIANMIEIHANATPFDGAVFVASCDKGMPAHLMGVGRVNIPSIVVTGGVMDAGPDLLTLEQIGKYSAMCERGEITEEKLTYYKQHACPSCGACSFMGTASTMQIMAEALGLMLPGSALMPATSPDLKKVAKEAGKQAVWLAEHNLTPDKIVTLKSFENAIMVHAAISGSTNSLLHLPAIAREFGIEIDGDTFDRLHRGAHYLLNIRPAGEWPAQYFYYAGGVPTIMEEIKDMLHLDVMTVTGKTLGENLEDLKKNGFYDKCDEYLAKAGLKREDVIRPFDKPFGTDGSIAVLYGNLCPDGAVVKHTVVPKEMFEATLKARPFDCEEEAIHAVLTHEIQPGDAVIIRYEGPKGSGMPEMFYTTEAIASDGELGASIALLTDGRFSGASKGPAIGHISPEAAQGGPIALVEEGDLIEVNIPKRVLRIVGIAGERKTEEEIQEILKERKKNWTPKPQKYERGVLKIFSEHAVSPMKGGYMK, via the coding sequence ATGGAATTAAGAAGCCAGGAATTGAGAAAAATCGCACCGGAATTAGACCCTCTTCGTCTGGGAACCGGCTGGAAGGTGGAAGACCTGTCAAAACCTCAGATTATGATTGAAAGTACTTTTGGCGACAGTCACCCGGGAAGCGGTCACTTACTGGAACTGGTAGAGGAAGCAAGAAACGGAATCGCAGAGGCTGGGGGGCATGGAGCCAGATATTTTACAACGGATATTTGCGATGGCGAAGCTCAGGGACATGATGGCATCAATTATTCTCTGGCTTCCAGAGATATGATAGCCAATATGATTGAAATCCATGCCAATGCCACGCCTTTTGACGGTGCCGTATTTGTGGCAAGCTGTGACAAAGGTATGCCGGCACATTTAATGGGAGTAGGAAGAGTCAATATTCCTTCCATTGTGGTGACAGGGGGTGTTATGGACGCAGGTCCGGATCTTCTGACTCTGGAACAGATTGGGAAATACAGCGCCATGTGTGAGCGGGGAGAGATTACAGAGGAAAAGCTGACGTATTATAAGCAGCATGCCTGTCCTTCCTGCGGAGCATGCTCATTTATGGGAACAGCGTCCACTATGCAGATTATGGCAGAAGCCCTGGGTTTAATGCTTCCGGGCAGCGCCCTGATGCCGGCAACCAGTCCGGATTTGAAAAAGGTGGCAAAAGAGGCCGGGAAACAGGCAGTATGGCTGGCTGAACACAATCTGACACCGGATAAAATTGTTACGCTGAAATCCTTTGAAAATGCCATTATGGTACACGCAGCCATATCAGGTTCCACCAATTCTCTTTTACATCTGCCTGCCATTGCAAGGGAATTTGGCATTGAAATTGACGGAGATACCTTTGACAGGCTTCACAGAGGAGCCCATTACCTTCTGAATATCCGTCCGGCAGGCGAATGGCCTGCACAGTATTTCTACTATGCAGGCGGCGTACCGACGATTATGGAAGAAATCAAAGATATGCTGCACTTAGACGTTATGACCGTTACAGGTAAGACTCTGGGCGAAAATCTGGAAGATTTAAAGAAAAACGGATTTTATGACAAATGTGACGAGTACCTGGCAAAAGCAGGATTAAAACGAGAAGACGTGATTCGGCCATTTGACAAACCTTTTGGGACAGATGGAAGCATTGCGGTTCTCTATGGCAATCTGTGCCCTGACGGCGCCGTGGTAAAACATACAGTTGTGCCAAAGGAAATGTTTGAGGCAACCTTAAAGGCACGTCCTTTTGATTGTGAGGAAGAGGCTATTCACGCAGTGCTTACCCATGAGATTCAGCCGGGTGACGCAGTAATTATCCGCTATGAAGGTCCGAAGGGAAGCGGTATGCCGGAAATGTTCTATACCACGGAAGCCATTGCCTCTGACGGAGAGTTGGGCGCTTCCATTGCCCTTTTGACAGACGGAAGATTTTCCGGTGCGTCTAAGGGTCCGGCTATTGGGCATATTTCACCGGAAGCTGCCCAGGGCGGTCCTATTGCCCTGGTGGAAGAAGGGGATTTGATTGAAGTGAATATCCCCAAACGTGTGCTTCGCATTGTGGGAATTGCAGGAGAGAGAAAAACAGAAGAAGAAATTCAGGAGATTTTAAAGGAACGTAAGAAAAACTGGACGCCAAAGCCTCAAAAATATGAGAGAGGCGTGCTGAAAATCTTTTCTGAGCATGCCGTATCTCCCATGAAGGGCGGATACATGAAATAA
- a CDS encoding glycosyltransferase, with amino-acid sequence MKKEQIEISVIMGVYNPKNKVQFQQAVRSIINQTFQQWEMLIYDDGSDERYIPVIEKTAKLDKRIRLIRNEKNHGLAYGLNECLKQAKGRYIARMDDDDISMPDRLEKLYGFLENHREYQWAGSNSELIDENGVWGIERMQKIPCKEDFLSYSPYIHPSVVFRKKILERLNGYKVAAETMRCEDYELFMRLHEQGYKGYNLQENLLKYREDREGYKKRKYCYRVREVKVRYEGFKKLGILKFRTVPYVVKPLVAGLVSPDFVKYMKKSVRRVTYAREQRTRETG; translated from the coding sequence ATGAAAAAAGAACAAATAGAAATCAGTGTTATTATGGGGGTTTACAACCCTAAGAATAAAGTACAGTTTCAGCAGGCGGTACGCTCTATTATCAATCAGACATTTCAGCAATGGGAGATGCTGATCTATGATGATGGTTCAGATGAAAGATACATACCTGTTATTGAGAAAACTGCAAAACTGGATAAAAGAATCAGGTTGATTCGGAATGAAAAAAATCACGGATTGGCTTATGGGCTTAATGAATGTCTAAAACAGGCAAAAGGAAGGTACATTGCCAGAATGGACGATGATGACATTTCCATGCCGGACAGGCTGGAAAAACTGTATGGGTTTTTGGAGAATCACAGAGAATATCAATGGGCAGGTTCAAACTCAGAGCTTATAGATGAGAATGGAGTATGGGGGATTGAAAGAATGCAGAAAATTCCCTGTAAGGAAGATTTTTTGTCCTATTCTCCGTACATACACCCGTCTGTAGTATTTCGGAAAAAGATTCTTGAGCGGTTAAACGGATATAAGGTGGCAGCAGAAACCATGCGCTGCGAAGACTATGAACTATTTATGCGCCTTCATGAGCAAGGATATAAAGGATACAATTTGCAGGAAAATCTTTTAAAATACCGGGAGGATCGTGAAGGCTATAAAAAGAGAAAATATTGTTATCGAGTCAGAGAGGTAAAGGTACGCTATGAAGGCTTTAAGAAACTGGGAATCCTGAAATTTCGTACAGTGCCTTATGTGGTAAAACCTCTGGTGGCAGGACTGGTATCTCCGGATTTTGTAAAATATATGAAGAAAAGTGTGAGAAGAGTAACGTATGCAAGGGAACAAAGAACAAGAGAAACTGGATAA
- a CDS encoding alanine-tRNA synthetase second additional domain-containing protein, producing the protein MIYNNVRHECNLYNFFFAPRGNRRVMELGMKITQMYLNPFDRIIGIIGAKDSGKSMLIKGMFPGIQTVEEDDEFDILNMPLLNSDDVGFYTPRTFHVDVRAAMKYVPLERIAEAVRHVTEQQKRVIVEHFEILYPVLKRNADLLIGIGEEVIVTRPSLFGPLPGNIADIVFKSLIYRKMAHSAEDLFGYCVRDIERPTYTRSGIKHGFMINYADKPTFDLEEIENRILELIRQDLPIVPYDEEHIKIGEEIIPCTGPLMHVESTGKIENFSLVKEFYYESKFHEYVVAGTVGYKHEESENDEELNNIEI; encoded by the coding sequence ATGATTTATAACAATGTAAGACATGAATGCAACCTTTATAATTTTTTCTTTGCGCCGAGAGGAAACCGCAGGGTCATGGAACTGGGCATGAAGATTACCCAGATGTATTTGAATCCCTTTGACAGGATTATCGGGATTATCGGCGCCAAGGATTCAGGAAAAAGTATGCTGATTAAAGGTATGTTTCCAGGAATCCAGACGGTAGAGGAGGACGATGAATTTGACATTCTGAACATGCCTCTTTTAAATTCAGATGACGTGGGGTTTTATACGCCCAGAACCTTTCATGTGGACGTTCGCGCAGCCATGAAGTATGTGCCTCTGGAGCGTATTGCAGAGGCAGTTCGTCATGTGACAGAGCAGCAGAAACGGGTAATTGTGGAGCATTTTGAAATCCTTTATCCCGTGCTGAAGCGAAATGCAGATTTGCTCATTGGAATCGGAGAAGAAGTCATTGTTACAAGACCCTCTTTATTTGGACCTTTGCCGGGAAATATTGCGGATATTGTGTTTAAGTCTTTGATTTACCGGAAAATGGCACACAGCGCAGAGGATTTGTTTGGGTATTGCGTCAGGGATATTGAGCGTCCAACCTACACTCGTTCCGGAATCAAGCATGGCTTTATGATTAATTATGCAGACAAGCCCACGTTTGATCTGGAGGAAATCGAGAACAGGATTTTGGAACTGATTCGTCAGGACTTGCCCATTGTGCCTTATGATGAGGAACATATTAAAATTGGCGAAGAGATTATACCGTGTACCGGGCCCTTGATGCATGTGGAAAGTACAGGAAAGATAGAGAATTTCTCTCTGGTGAAAGAATTTTACTACGAATCAAAATTCCACGAATATGTGGTGGCAGGAACTGTGGGATATAAGCATGAAGAGAGCGAGAATGACGAGGAACTGAATAATATTGAAATCTGA
- a CDS encoding tetratricopeptide repeat protein, with product MDMKNLNLTVDELKILAENGQRDFIYGVGYYYENGIRTAVDYKEAVHWYEKAAKKEHVEAAMHLALLYAQGKGVEKDDKKAFFYMNQAAKSGNMNAQYNMGRCYEEGIGTKPDISKAFDWYKKAAAQGDFRAMCCMGAHFLSGEVLPYEPAKAFQLFEKAANANIPAAQYNLSVLYRYGEGVEKDIEKADFWRMKAAQNGFRLAIDELEHPEKADADKERE from the coding sequence ATGGATATGAAAAATTTGAATTTAACCGTAGACGAACTGAAAATCCTTGCTGAAAACGGACAAAGGGATTTCATTTACGGTGTGGGCTATTACTATGAAAATGGTATCCGCACTGCCGTGGATTACAAAGAAGCAGTACATTGGTACGAAAAAGCAGCCAAAAAGGAGCATGTAGAAGCAGCGATGCACCTGGCGCTTCTCTATGCCCAGGGCAAGGGTGTGGAAAAAGATGACAAAAAGGCTTTCTTTTATATGAATCAGGCGGCCAAAAGCGGAAATATGAATGCCCAGTACAATATGGGGCGCTGCTATGAAGAGGGCATTGGCACTAAGCCTGATATTTCCAAAGCCTTTGACTGGTACAAAAAGGCTGCTGCACAGGGAGATTTTCGCGCCATGTGCTGTATGGGTGCACATTTTCTCTCAGGAGAAGTACTCCCTTATGAACCGGCAAAAGCATTCCAGCTTTTTGAAAAAGCGGCAAACGCCAATATCCCGGCTGCCCAGTATAATCTTTCCGTACTCTACCGCTACGGAGAGGGTGTGGAAAAGGATATAGAAAAGGCAGATTTCTGGCGAATGAAAGCAGCCCAGAACGGTTTCCGTCTGGCGATTGATGAGCTGGAACACCCGGAAAAGGCAGACGCTGATAAAGAAAGAGAATAA
- a CDS encoding glycosyltransferase: MGKNILILATTGGFLYKFEMENVAILQSMGYRVHYASNTYDMHYLFDEKEVTEKGVRLHHVDIARSPYMLKNNWKAFQQLIEIVDKYHIQVIHCHTPVGGVLGRLIGRYYKKRKLRVIYTAHGFHFFKGAPLINNSVYFAVEKLLAPYTDALVVINEEDYQNAKKMRLKRGGQVYKIPGVGLDTEKFKPLSSEERERKRRELGIGKEDFFLVSVGELNENKNQEVILKALLRMRHRKKNLEHIRYGICGDGFFANRIREDIRRWCLQDTVTMYGYCRNVWEILGCADISVFPSRREGLGMAGLESLAMGVPVLASDNRGTREYMRQGENGWVCSWNDVSGFCEGLERLKTRTQAEKKRMKQNCIDSVESFQCKYTNTIMRDVYDDIDRKLSKR, translated from the coding sequence ATGGGAAAAAATATATTGATTCTGGCAACAACCGGTGGATTTTTATACAAGTTTGAAATGGAAAATGTAGCAATCTTACAGTCTATGGGATATAGAGTACATTATGCCTCTAATACCTATGATATGCACTATCTGTTTGATGAAAAAGAAGTGACAGAAAAAGGAGTCCGATTGCATCATGTTGATATTGCCAGATCACCTTATATGCTGAAGAACAATTGGAAGGCATTTCAACAACTGATTGAAATCGTAGATAAATACCATATTCAGGTAATACATTGTCATACGCCGGTAGGCGGAGTTCTGGGCAGACTTATAGGGAGATATTATAAAAAGAGAAAGCTCAGAGTTATTTATACGGCACATGGGTTCCATTTTTTTAAAGGGGCGCCGCTGATAAATAACTCTGTTTATTTTGCGGTAGAGAAGTTATTGGCGCCATATACGGATGCATTGGTGGTTATCAATGAAGAAGATTATCAAAATGCGAAGAAAATGCGCCTGAAACGTGGAGGACAAGTTTATAAAATTCCCGGTGTAGGACTGGATACAGAAAAATTCAAACCCCTGTCTTCCGAAGAGCGGGAAAGAAAAAGAAGGGAATTGGGAATAGGAAAAGAAGATTTTTTTCTGGTATCAGTAGGAGAACTGAATGAGAATAAAAATCAGGAAGTGATTCTCAAAGCATTGCTTAGAATGAGGCATCGAAAAAAGAACCTGGAGCATATCCGATACGGTATTTGCGGGGATGGTTTCTTTGCAAACAGGATTCGGGAGGATATTCGCAGATGGTGTTTACAGGATACCGTGACCATGTACGGGTACTGCAGAAATGTATGGGAAATTTTAGGGTGTGCGGATATATCTGTTTTTCCTTCCAGGAGAGAAGGACTTGGTATGGCTGGGTTAGAATCATTGGCTATGGGTGTTCCGGTGCTTGCATCAGATAATCGTGGGACGCGGGAATATATGCGCCAAGGGGAAAATGGCTGGGTTTGTTCCTGGAATGACGTGAGTGGTTTCTGTGAAGGCTTGGAAAGGCTGAAAACCAGGACACAGGCAGAAAAGAAAAGAATGAAACAGAATTGCATAGATTCTGTGGAATCCTTTCAATGTAAGTATACAAATACGATTATGCGGGATGTTTATGATGATATTGACAGGAAGTTGTCGAAGAGATGA
- a CDS encoding ABC transporter ATP-binding protein — MKKNKKYISWLAALFISMFLFVIPVRAAGENIHFGSEEYQWNLHETSPIGVYAGAETAVLSAEITVLYDAEKLEYVSGGELTEPGKISVKKTGTGEEEIMEMLQFLPKISGTTEVTIQNAVLATQTGQVTVENSVSVPVNIPVLEGCKLSGITIDGTPVENFQPELSNYEIQVSSETEELNLKAEPLDAQTQVEISPVNLQAGENIVTITTTSLSGDKAVYELKVIKQETAAQPVTDLEKADSGEEGLNTQNVQETEEKGGFALTGRMAALFAGLTVALILLLSVQFLLSHKKKMRKKKNRKKAAPELQVSSEEKTENIELLGVEEELPVVDNREIEIAVKHVTMEFKKEKDESSSIKELAVRTLKGQRHVEKFKALDDVSFTVKKGEVVGIIGTNGSGKSTILKIISGVLTPTKGTVEVDRSKIQLLTLGTGFDFELTGRENVYLNGAVIGYTKEFIDEKYDEIVKFAELEGFMEEKVRNYSSGMVSRLGFAIATVRDTPEILILDEVLSVGDMFFRKKSERRIKEMMRGGSTVLIVSHSPSVIKANCSKAVWIEKGVLKAVGRAEDVCRAYEKMNG, encoded by the coding sequence ATGAAGAAAAACAAGAAATATATCAGTTGGCTGGCTGCACTTTTCATAAGTATGTTTTTGTTCGTTATTCCAGTCCGTGCAGCAGGAGAGAATATCCATTTTGGTTCAGAAGAGTATCAATGGAACTTACATGAAACATCGCCAATAGGCGTATACGCAGGAGCAGAAACAGCAGTGCTTTCAGCAGAAATCACTGTTTTGTATGATGCAGAAAAACTGGAATACGTTTCCGGCGGCGAATTGACAGAACCGGGAAAAATAAGCGTAAAGAAAACAGGTACAGGCGAGGAAGAAATTATGGAGATGCTTCAGTTTCTTCCTAAAATATCCGGGACAACAGAAGTGACGATTCAGAACGCTGTGCTTGCTACCCAGACAGGACAGGTTACGGTAGAAAACTCGGTAAGTGTACCTGTGAACATACCGGTTCTGGAAGGCTGTAAGCTTTCCGGAATTACCATTGACGGAACACCGGTAGAAAACTTTCAGCCGGAGCTTTCAAATTATGAGATTCAGGTATCTTCTGAAACAGAAGAATTAAATCTCAAGGCAGAACCTTTAGATGCACAGACACAGGTGGAAATATCTCCGGTAAATCTTCAGGCAGGGGAAAATATAGTTACCATTACGACAACCAGTCTTTCAGGTGATAAAGCAGTTTATGAATTAAAAGTAATAAAACAGGAAACAGCAGCTCAGCCGGTAACAGATTTAGAAAAGGCTGATTCCGGTGAAGAAGGGTTAAACACGCAGAATGTGCAGGAAACAGAGGAAAAGGGTGGATTTGCTCTAACAGGAAGAATGGCTGCATTGTTTGCAGGTTTAACCGTGGCATTAATTCTTTTGCTCAGTGTACAGTTTCTTCTCTCCCATAAGAAAAAAATGAGAAAAAAGAAAAACAGGAAAAAAGCCGCGCCAGAACTGCAAGTTTCTTCTGAAGAAAAGACAGAAAACATAGAATTATTGGGTGTAGAGGAAGAACTGCCGGTTGTAGATAACAGAGAAATAGAAATCGCTGTAAAACATGTGACCATGGAATTTAAAAAAGAAAAAGATGAGTCCAGCAGTATCAAAGAACTGGCAGTTCGGACATTAAAGGGACAGCGCCACGTGGAAAAATTTAAAGCGCTGGACGATGTGAGTTTTACAGTGAAAAAAGGTGAGGTTGTAGGGATTATCGGAACAAATGGTTCCGGAAAAAGTACGATTTTAAAGATTATTTCAGGTGTGCTTACGCCCACGAAAGGAACGGTAGAAGTTGACAGAAGTAAGATTCAGCTGCTTACTTTGGGAACCGGTTTTGATTTTGAACTTACTGGAAGAGAGAATGTATATCTAAATGGCGCAGTGATTGGCTATACCAAAGAATTTATAGATGAAAAATATGACGAAATTGTAAAATTTGCAGAGCTGGAAGGGTTCATGGAAGAGAAAGTCAGAAATTATTCCTCCGGTATGGTTTCCAGATTAGGTTTTGCCATTGCAACGGTACGTGATACTCCGGAAATTTTGATTTTAGATGAAGTGCTCAGTGTCGGGGATATGTTCTTTAGGAAAAAGAGTGAAAGACGTATCAAAGAAATGATGCGAGGAGGTTCTACCGTTCTTATTGTATCGCATTCGCCATCAGTAATTAAAGCGAACTGCTCTAAAGCAGTGTGGATTGAAAAAGGAGTGCTTAAGGCAGTAGGTCGTGCAGAAGATGTTTGCCGTGCATATGAAAAAATGAATGGTTAG
- a CDS encoding ABC transporter permease translates to MTKRDKRAQRKQYKFVLKELVGREIKRKYARSYLGIVWSVLNPLLSMIVLTVIFSKMFQKSIENYPVYYLTGMIIWTMFTGATNAAMTTLVDNKNMLIKVRFPTKIFVMSRVYTALVNLGYSLIPYVGILLFFRIKITWRVIWFPLIIFCLLLFALGISYMLSVAYVFFGDVKHLYSVLLTLWMYCSAIFYPADMLPDNVRLLVTYNPIFGFINAAREVIMYGQNPATDEIIRMVIWSLGAFLIGSFVFEKNKNNIMQKM, encoded by the coding sequence ATGACGAAGAGAGATAAGAGGGCACAGAGAAAACAATATAAGTTTGTTCTAAAAGAACTGGTAGGACGGGAAATAAAGAGAAAATATGCAAGGTCTTATCTTGGAATTGTATGGAGTGTCTTAAATCCATTGCTTTCTATGATTGTATTAACTGTGATTTTTTCAAAAATGTTTCAAAAATCGATTGAAAATTATCCGGTATATTATCTTACTGGAATGATTATATGGACCATGTTTACTGGAGCAACCAATGCAGCCATGACTACCTTGGTCGATAATAAAAATATGCTGATTAAGGTTCGTTTTCCTACGAAAATATTTGTAATGTCCAGAGTTTATACAGCCTTGGTAAACCTAGGATATTCTCTAATCCCATATGTGGGAATATTGTTATTCTTTAGGATAAAAATAACCTGGAGAGTGATATGGTTTCCTTTGATTATATTTTGTTTATTATTATTTGCTTTGGGAATTTCTTATATGCTCTCAGTTGCATATGTTTTTTTTGGAGATGTAAAACATCTTTATTCGGTATTGCTGACTCTGTGGATGTACTGTTCCGCAATCTTTTATCCGGCAGATATGTTGCCGGACAATGTGAGATTGTTGGTAACTTACAATCCGATTTTTGGATTTATTAATGCAGCAAGGGAAGTGATTATGTATGGTCAGAATCCGGCAACAGATGAAATTATCAGAATGGTCATATGGAGTTTGGGAGCTTTTTTAATAGGCAGTTTTGTTTTTGAGAAAAACAAAAATAATATTATGCAGAAAATGTAG
- a CDS encoding SufB/SufD family protein, which produces MDTIQKELLQAVSGLHEIPVGAYNIRTNGKTEARNSTEHIEIVPREQGDGIVIKIKPGTKNESLHIPVVLSQAGIKETVYNDFYIGDDCDVTIIAGCGIHCGTDDSSQHDGIHSFFIGKNSRVKYVEKHYGSGDGKGQRIMNPETIVEIGENSYMEMDTAQIKGVDSTIRKTTAKLAEHATLKVMERLMTHGEQRAESRFIVDLNGEDSGANIISRSVAKDDSYQLFQSVLNGNAKCSGHTECDAIIVGNAKISSIPEITANNSDAALIHEAAIGKIAGEQIVKLMTLGLTEEEAEEQIISGFLK; this is translated from the coding sequence ATGGATACCATACAGAAAGAGCTTTTACAGGCAGTATCAGGGCTGCATGAAATCCCTGTAGGTGCTTATAATATCAGAACAAACGGAAAGACAGAGGCAAGAAACAGCACCGAGCATATTGAAATTGTTCCAAGAGAACAGGGTGACGGCATTGTAATTAAAATCAAGCCGGGTACAAAAAATGAGAGCCTTCATATTCCGGTTGTGTTAAGTCAGGCAGGGATAAAAGAAACCGTATACAATGATTTTTATATTGGAGATGACTGCGACGTCACCATTATTGCAGGCTGCGGTATTCACTGCGGAACCGACGATTCCAGCCAGCATGATGGTATCCACAGCTTTTTCATTGGCAAAAATTCAAGAGTAAAATATGTGGAAAAGCATTACGGTAGCGGAGATGGCAAGGGACAGCGTATTATGAATCCGGAAACCATTGTGGAAATCGGAGAAAACAGCTATATGGAAATGGACACAGCCCAAATAAAGGGTGTGGATTCCACCATTCGCAAAACTACGGCAAAACTTGCAGAGCATGCAACTTTAAAGGTTATGGAAAGACTGATGACTCATGGGGAGCAGAGGGCTGAGAGTCGCTTTATTGTGGACTTAAACGGAGAGGATTCCGGTGCCAATATTATATCCCGCTCTGTGGCAAAGGACGATTCTTATCAGCTCTTTCAGTCTGTATTAAACGGCAATGCAAAGTGCAGCGGACATACAGAATGTGATGCTATTATTGTGGGAAATGCGAAAATCAGTTCTATCCCGGAGATTACGGCAAACAATTCAGATGCAGCTCTGATTCACGAGGCAGCCATTGGCAAAATTGCAGGAGAACAGATTGTAAAGCTTATGACGCTGGGACTTACAGAAGAAGAGGCAGAAGAACAGATTATCAGCGGATTTTTGAAGTAA
- a CDS encoding ABC transporter ATP-binding protein, giving the protein MLELKDVSFRVPEDSKDEEKGILEHVSFTLEDNKFVAITGPNGGGKSTLAKIIAGIEKPTEGRIFFDGEDITDWSITERAKHGISYAFQQPVRFKGVTVFDLIHLAAGKEISLSGACQYLSEVGLCAKDYINREVNGSLSGGEMKRIEIATVMARGTKLSVFDEPEAGIDLWSFQNLIHVFENMHKQQSGSILIISHQERILNTADEILVIADGKLVRRGSKDEVLPALLNAAETDTGCSIWQKGVQD; this is encoded by the coding sequence ATGCTTGAATTAAAGGACGTTTCCTTTCGTGTTCCTGAGGATTCCAAAGACGAAGAGAAGGGAATTCTGGAGCATGTAAGCTTTACCCTGGAGGACAATAAATTTGTAGCCATTACAGGACCAAACGGAGGAGGAAAATCTACTCTTGCAAAAATTATTGCAGGAATTGAAAAGCCCACAGAAGGACGGATTTTCTTTGATGGAGAGGATATTACAGACTGGAGCATTACAGAAAGGGCGAAGCATGGCATCAGCTATGCGTTTCAGCAGCCGGTACGCTTTAAAGGTGTAACAGTTTTTGATTTGATTCATCTGGCAGCAGGAAAGGAGATTTCCCTGTCCGGCGCCTGTCAGTATCTTTCTGAAGTAGGGCTTTGCGCCAAGGATTATATTAACCGTGAGGTAAACGGAAGCCTTTCCGGAGGAGAGATGAAGCGTATTGAAATTGCCACTGTGATGGCAAGAGGTACAAAACTTTCTGTATTTGACGAGCCGGAGGCAGGCATTGATTTGTGGAGCTTCCAGAACCTGATTCATGTATTTGAAAACATGCATAAACAGCAGAGCGGTTCCATTTTGATTATTTCTCATCAGGAGAGAATTTTAAATACAGCAGATGAAATTCTGGTGATTGCAGACGGTAAGCTGGTAAGAAGAGGAAGCAAGGACGAGGTGCTTCCGGCACTGTTAAACGCAGCGGAAACAGATACAGGCTGCAGCATCTGGCAGAAGGGAGTGCAGGACTAA